In Silene latifolia isolate original U9 population chromosome 6, ASM4854445v1, whole genome shotgun sequence, the genomic window TTAAGAATCGACAATATATAATCATTATTTATGGAACCATAATTGGAATAAAATAGGTGTATTGAGTATGAGAAAACATTCAATAGCAAACACTAGTGAAGAGAATTAAAATTTATAAAAGACGATAAATTCGAAAATTCCATGTCTAAATTTTAATTATACTCTTGATTGATATACCTAATCCCTACCTTATTATTAATGTCGAGTACAAATTATGTTATGTTCAAAAGCAGTTTATGTAATagcatatactccctcctattccagatAACCGTGCCATTGTGAAGAtgacacaagaattaagaaagtgagtttagaccacacaaaacggacaatgggacagttatgtgaataaacggaaatggaattgaatttggaccacacaacacttaccaaatatggacaatgggacattattgtgaatagacgaaaatggaCAATAAGACGATTATCTGGAATAGGAGGAAGTATAAAATATAATTGAATAGGAAAAAAAATGGGAAAGGTAGAGAGAGAAAGCTCTAGCTTCTCTCTTCGTTAATTAGGGTTTTCTCTGCGTTATGGCAAAAAAACCTAGATCTAAACCTTCTCATATTAGGAAATCAATTAAATCTAAAGCAAAAGTAAGACTATCTTTTAATAATCTGCAAAATCTTGATCTAGACGACACGAATATGCCGACGAATCGTCCTTCTGGTAGTGATATTCCTCAATCTGCTGATGCTAAGACTACAAAATCTGTTGGTGAGATTGTGGGTATTGCCCCATTGGATATGGATGCAATTGGAGAACacgaaatcatacctgagactgaAGCTGTTGAGGAACTTGTGATAATTCCTGAGGTTGAAGATGAAACTCCAATTCCTGATAATGAAGTTGATAATGAAGTAGCTGGTCATGAGGATGGATGGACTCAGGTCAAAGGCAGGAAACACACCAAAACTGTAAGTGATGCTAGTCCTTCCTCCCCTCCTCTCCTTCAATTGTCCATGGAGGATGTACAACCCGAAATTGATTACTGGTCCACAGCTGTAATTTGTTATGTTCTGGGAGGAAATCCCCCGTGGGAATTACTTTCTGGGTTTGTTAATCGTTTATGGGGTAAATATAAATATGATAAGATTTCGTTCCTTCCGAATGGTGCTTTCCTTGTTCACTTTCCTACTTTGGAATGTCGAGATCTTGTACTTAAACAAGGGTTCCctatgtttgataacaaaccatTAGTAGTGAAACCATGGTCTGAAACAACGTCCCTTGCTAAGGAGAAAGTGAAAGCTGTTCCTATATGGATTAGGTTGTGTGGTTTGGGATTGAAATTTTGGGGAGAAAACACTCTGGCTAAGCTGGGATCTCAATTTGGTACCTTTATGCGTGCTGATGGTGCTACTATGGATAAAACTAGATTGGAATATGCTAGGCTTATGGTCGAGgttcaagtgggtcaagcattgCCTGACAAATTATTTTTTAAGGATGAGAAAGGAATGGATGTATGTGTGTTGGTTGAATATGAATGGCGGCCTGATGTATGCTCTGACTGTAAGGGAATAGGACACACTCTCGAACAATGCGGGAAGAAAGGCTGCAAAGACCTCCCCGCACTGCTGCTCTGTTAAACCCAAACAGGTTCAGGTATGGAGACCCATTGTGAGGCCTGCACCTCCTCAGACTGCTGTGCCACCTAGAAAGTCTCCTCCTTCACCTAAGTTTGGGGGTCCAACATATCACAATTCTAGAGTCCTTATTCCTGTGAGTCCCATTATTCAACTTACTAGACAGGATCATATCACTCCTCCATCACCTATGAAATCCTATGCTGAAGTTGTCAGTGATGGTGAGAGTGATACATCTGACAAGAATGGGGGAACtggtaatcaaatattaatcaataATGGATAACATTGGATGTTGGAATGTTAGAGGCATGAACCACCCTAATAAGCAAGCTGAAATAAAGTGGTTTCTGCATTTGAATAAAATAGGTCTTTATGGTTTGGTTGAAACAAAGGTGAAGACTCAGGATTTTACTACTATCCTTAATAATCTGGGTCAACACTGGGCTGGTATCAATAACAATTTACATCATCCTGGAGGTCGTGTATGGGTAATTTGGGATCCTCAGGTGTTTCTTGTGACTATTAGAGACTGTACTGCTCAGCAAATCACAGTTGATGTGGTTGAACATATTTCTGGAGATAACTTTTGTTTCACAGTTGTTTATGGGTTTAATTATGAGACTGATAGAAAGCATTTATGGAGTGAGTTGCAACAAATCAGTACTCAGATTACTCAGCCTTGGTGTGTATGTGGGGACTTCAACTCTATTCTTAACTTTAATGAGAGACTTGGTAGGCCTGTCCTGTGGAATGAACTGGTTGATTTCAGATAGTGTGTTGAATCCTGTGACATCACTGACATTCAAGCCCAGGGATCATTCTTTACATGGAATAACAAACAAGATCATGCTACAAGGGTCTATTCTCGTATTGATAGATGTCTTGTCTCCAATGACTGGCTGCTCAAATATCCTGATAGCTATGCCTATTTTATGAATGAAGGGCTGTTTGATCATACACCTATAATCTGCTATAGGAAGGAGAGTTGCCAAACTAAGAAAGTTTCTTTCAGATACTTCAACATGTGGGGCATGGATCCTGATTTCAAAGAGTTGGTCCAAATGGAGTGGAACAAACCTGTCCATGGCATTAGTATGTTTTGATTGTCACTAAGTTAAGAAATCGAAGAAACCTCGAAATTCTTGAACAAAAATAGATTTTACGATATTGAAAAAGGCCGTCTTTCTTTGTGGCAAGGCAAAGGTGGATGATATTCAAACCGAATCGCAGAGGCAACCAGGGGACATGActcttaggcaaaatgagagggAAGTTGCTAAGGTCTTTTCTAACCTTCAAAAGCTCGATTCGATTTCCGCAATAAAAAGCTAAAACTGAATGGCTCAAAGAGGGGGATGAAAATACTGCTTTCTATCATAGGAAGATTAAGGCTAGGCAAGTGCATAACAAGGTCCTCCAAATTAAGGATATGCAGGGGCAACTTCATTCTGATCCTGAAGCCATTGAACATTCTTTCTTGGCTTATTATCAAGACTTACTGGGGACTAGCAAGCCTGTGAACAAAATTCATGTGCCTACTGTAAGCTCAGGTAATACTATTTCCCTTGATCATGCTACCATTCTCCTCAAACCTGTGACTTTTGATGAGGTCAAAGAATGTATCTTCTCCATTCCTTCTACTAAATCTCCTGGGCCTGACGGCTATACTAGCCAATTCTTCAAGGACTCTTGGGATATTGCGGGGAGGGATATCTTTAATGCTGTGAAGAATTTTTTTAACACTGGGAAATTGCTGAAACAAATTAATGCTACCTCTatcactcttattcctaaaaatACAAACCCtgtgagtgtcatggaatttagGCCCATAGCATGTTGTAACATTATCTACAAATGCATTGCTAAGCTCTTGTGCACAAGAATGGGTCAAGTGTTGCCTGATATCATTAGTAGTAATCAGGGAGGGTTCATCAAAGGGAGAAATATTGTGGAAAATATTTTAATCTGCCAGGACATTGTTAGATTGTATAATAGGAAAGCTGCTTCTCCACGTTGTCTTGTTAAAATTGACCTAAGAAAAGCATATGACACTGTTGAGTGGGCATTCCTCTCTCAAATGCTCTCTGCTCTGAAATTCCCTGAGAAGTTCATTGACTTAGTGATGGTTTGTGTTACTTCACCTTCCTACTCCTTATCTTTAAATGGGAATTCTTTTGGTTTTTTCAAAGGGTGTAGAGGTCTTAGACAAGGAGATCCACTATCTCCCCTCCTCTTTACAATTTGTATGGAATACCTTTCTAGAATCTTGAAGGTTGTAGGACATCAACAGGATTTCAGGTTTCACCCTATGTGTGGTCCATTGCAACTTAACCACCTACTTTTTGCTGATGACTTACTCTTATTCTCCAAAGGGGATGAAGTTTCTATTATGTGGTTGCTTAGGGCATTCTCTACATTCTCTATTGCCTCTGGCTTATCCCTTAATAAGGAAAAGTCTGATATTTACTTCAATGGAATGCCCCATGCTTCTATCAATACCATTCTGCAAGTGTTTGGGTTCAAGAGAGGATCCTTGCCCTTTAGATATTTGGGTGTTCCCATATCTTCCAAGAAACTTACAAAAAATGAAGGCATGAAGCTCATTGATAAGATCACTGCAAGGATAAGATCTTGGGGGGCTAGACATCTCACTTACTCTGGGAGACTTGTTCTGGTTAATGTTGTTCTTTCAAGTCTACACTCTTATTGGTCCTCAGTTTTTCTTATTCCTAATGGCATACTGAAGAAAATTGACAACATCTGCAGGAACTATCTTGGGGGGGGGGCAAAGATACATATATGAAATCCCCTAACATTAAATGGGATACCTGTTGCACACCCAAAGATGAAGGAGGGCTTGGTATAAAAGCCTCTAAACTGTGGAACAAAAGCCTTTTGGGAAAATATGTGTGGTGGATTGCAGCCAAAAAGGATCATTTGTGGGTGAAATGGGTAAaccatgtgtatatgaaaggAAGAGATTGGACCGACTATGAACCACCTAGTGATCAGTATTTGGTCTTGGAAAAAGATTGCTTCTCTTTTTAAGACTTTTGCACCTGCTTATGTTTCTGGTCAGTGGCTTGGGGAGGACAAAAATTATGATGTTAGCAGTGGTTACAATTGGCTGCGTGGTATTAAACCCAAAGTGGAGTGGAGATATGTTTGTTGGAACCGTCTGAACATACCAAAAACTTCATTCATTTATTGGGCAGCTATTCAAGGAAGGCTTATGACCAAAGATCGTTTGGTTAGAATGGGGGTTGGAGTGGATCCTGCATGTTTCCTGTGTGCTAATGGCGATGAAAATCATCATCACTTGTTTTATGTCTGCTGCTATAGTGTTCAATGCTTTGCTCTGATTCAGCAGGCTCTCCACATTCAGTTGCTGCCTGCAGACTTGCACGTATGGTTTAATAAGAGTCATGGAGGGACTAAGCTTCAGAAAAGAATGGTGTGTGCTATCTATATTGCTGTGATATATGGAATTTGGAAAGCTAGGAACAAAGCTCGAGTTTCTGATGTTGTTATTCGGCCTACTTTCCTGGTTAAGCAGATTTTGAAGGATACAATGAGTCGTTTCTGGGCAAGGAATAGAGGAAAGTTAGTAAAGAAGGAAGAAGATTGGTTAGCAAGCATTAGTATCTAATGTAATCTGGCTATGCTTTGTTTTTTGATAGACTAGTGAAACTGAACTATACTCCGATGATGTAAATTGTTATGATTTTTTGATATATATACTTAccctttaccaaaaaaaaaaaatataattgaaTAAATACGGTGGTCGTATAAAGAACATGACATCATATCCGTTTTACATTAGGATTGAGATTAAGGATATCAATATCAATTATGAATATCTGTTCtactcatttgtttacctttaattaaataCCGTTTATACTCCCTTCCTCAAGTCATTTGTTTGCCTATTTCATTTTGAGTCTCTCGGTCAACTGTTTGTTAGAATATATTATAAACCGATTTTGGGACTCcaaccatcagcttaagcttttggttgagatggtttcttgacatgGTATCAGAGTCAGTATGACaaaaaggtcacgggttcaaatcccaGTTAAGGGGAGGCCTGCAGTTGCATCCACacttcaagcccaacgggcattcGTGTGAGGGGGCGTTGTAGAATATAAATCGATCTTGGACTTCAAACATCAGCTTaaacttttggttgagatggtttcctGACACTGGTTGTCTTTCTATTTAAGGGTTGCCTTTGATGGACATTTAAACCTTTTACAGAGTCTACACTCAATTCGGTCcgcttgtcatctaataattgacTCCTCATCCTTCTTAggtttttgtgccaaaattaAAGGGAGACATATGACCGTCATTGGGAAAGTAAGTACATACATGGTTTGAGTGAAAAGATCAAATCAACATCAAGAAATAAATCATGAACATAGGACATACTGTATGATCAAGGGATGATCTATGAACGAGTGGAAAATAGTGAATAGTCAGTCTAGTATGTACCGTGAGAAAGTAGTGAAAATGCAACATAATTTGTTCGATTGATGAAGACAACGATCAAGTTGATCAGTAAACAGCCATACACGTGGTCCAATAAACACCCAGCAGGTGGGACCCATCTAATGCTGTTGTGCTCAGGTTGGGCCAATGTCACGGTGAAACTGCGGCATACAGATACTGCTTGTTTCAAAACCATGGACTTCGTACTTTGCATGTCCCAAATACACTTAGTTATACTTAAAATTGTGGGGAGTTAGTAAGGGTGCTTGTCTAGGTTGGAAGTTAAAATTTCAAACTTTTCTCGATTTTATCTCATGATTTTACCACTTGAGTTATTCTTCACTAAGATTTTACATTCTCTAACTGCGAATTCTAACTCCacttttattttaaaaatgtTAATGTTATATACGTAAGTATGAtttttaagggtgtgtttggataagaaaaatggagggaaagggaggggagggggaatgagggaagggaaagggaaagaagggaaggggaaggggaattGAGTGtaggtgtttggatacaatttccttcaaatcttgcctattgtggagagattttgattaggcttggaggagggaaattagATCCCTctaaatctctccccctccatttccctccaccttTATTTTTTAttcaaacaagggattttaaatccctactctctctccttttcttttcccttcaaatccctcaatccaaacatacCTTAGAGTCGTACTGTTATTATATAAGTAGTTTTACATGTTTTGACTAATAAAATTGGTCGGGTACTCGGGTGGAACTTCGGCCGAGGTCACCACCCAAACACGTTGATGCACTTTTATACCGGCTTACATGGCCAATGGCAAGACGGTTTTGCAGGACCTTTGTCGAAACAACCTATTTACCTTTTTTTAGACGACTCTTAGGTTTATCGACATGATTCCTAGTCGAAACAATCTGGTTTTGATGATTATTAGTCATATTTATAAATTTTGTCAAATACTCCCACCGTTCCGGTCAATTTTTGTTCTTTGGTTTGGcataaagaccaaggaaaggggaagaggtcaattactaaatgataagtggaataaattgagtgtgaatgatcaaattgttcatcaagttcattcttaaaataaaaatgataataattgactgagacaccccaaaatgaaatatgacaacaaataaccgggacaaATAACCAGCAGAAAGATCGAGGAAATGAGAGGAGGCTTAGGATGAATTCTTGAAGACTAGAGAATAAAGAGTAAGCCGGCTGAGCCCTAAGAAGTAACGTCCGGGCCCATAATAATGCATTACTTCCGAGCCGAACAGTACACTCGCAAGTTACGGCCCATCTATTATGGTGTAAATGGTTTGGGCCATTGACTGCATTCTGAACTCTGAAGTGGGCTATTATGCCGATCTGTCGAGAGGACTTAGTTTAGTGGTTAAGACTAAGGTATCGTGATAATAGGTTGCGAATTCGAATCCCCCTCTCCCTTTATATTGTACTGAATTTGCGCCTCATTTGACACCAAAAAAACACGCCATCAAAGAAGAGTAGGTTTTATGTACCGGTTTTACACTAAATCGAGTAAAAATTTATTTACGAAAGATCTATATACTCTAACTACAAGaatcccccttaaactaaaagaataagaaatctctaaagttttcccgcctaaatgaattaggCTATAAATGGGCTTCATAACATCATATCTACAACTGGACCATCTTGATTAATTTCGACTTAAGTTATAAATGGGCTTCATAATATCATATCTACAACTGGATTATGCTGATTAATTTCATACAATAAATAATTTCTATATACCATTTAAAAAAGGGATAATATTCTTTTAATTTGCATAGACATATTAACAGATATTCTTATTTTGCTACATACATGAAATTGCACTAATTATATGTACAATGTGATATAAATATTTTTACTTATGATATATTTTTTTTACACTTTAACTTAATATCCATCTTTGCTCCATACTATATGAAAACTTAAATTttgattacttttttttttaattgtttatataaCGCCTTCAGGATATAGTGATATAATTAAAACAACGTTTTATTAAAAAAAagttaataaaataattttagtaaAACTGACAATCTTATACGGACTAAAAAGTGTTTGAACAATCTCTTTTCTAGCTCTTAATACAAAATTActaataataaattttataattaaatttcaaatggagTTAAATACCAATAGTATAATTATTAAATTCTCTAATATTCTTATCTAAAAAAcagcgcatttgcgcgggatctatactagtgaTTAACTATTTGAGAGACTATATGAATAAAATTGTAAGGCGGTTTTTATATGTGAAACCatctttcacaaaaaaaaaataatcgcAGCAAAGTAGTTGTAACAGTTACTCTGTATTACATAttacagctagtcttgcttgtgacgggttaatcccgtcacaagcttgtgacctctaataaaaagggagaggggacaaggtggggcaccccatgtgcttcccactcacctcttaatggacattttgtgagaggaaacggtatccgtcacaagcttgtgacagatatcgcccgtcttcaatgaaatTTTGTGTACATATTATAACATCGCTGGGTGGCAATTGTGACCCAAATACTTGAGTTTTAAAAATCCTATACCAGATCCACTATTTAAAAAACTCAGATCCAAATTCATTATTGGGAACCCTAACCAAATTCAAACCCGATCCAATCAAATATATTTGAAAATTTAGACTTTATTAAATTTGAAATTTCAATTTTGTCAAATAAGATGAATTATTTATATAATCAAATCAAGTTTTGGATCGGATTTTGAATTATAtggtggatcgggtatggatttaaAACGAGTATAAATTTTAAAGTTTTGGACATTGATCACTGATCTAATAACTTAATAAGTACATGGATTGAGTTTGAATCTCGCAAAACCAAATCCAACCCGACAGTATTATCATTCCTTCCTACggagtacttcctccattcaactccactctaccatattagtttttgcacactattcacaaataAACCTTCAATTgtaattttctctcaatacacaaggtgaaaatatattcaagtgggatcttgtttgattcgtctttacgagtacattaaaaatatctaacttttagaatttttgcaaatacgtagctaacgatatttaccgcgtaaaacacgctTTGGCAAACGTAAAAAgacaaagtggtagagtggagttgaatggaggaagtacttcTCTATTTATTACAAGTTCACAACTAATATCAATAAACAAAAGTTTGTCCTAATCCGATCTGGTCCCGAACTAATGATCACCCCCTAGGCCCTAGGTGTCATTGTGTCAATGGTGTCATTGTATCAATGTGTCATACTCATACGTGACTATGCAAGGCGAGAGACAACGTCGGTACACATCTTGTACGTATATTTTTGTGCACCTACTTTTGACGAATTAAAAGCCCATAGTTTCTGCAATTAACTAACTAGTTTCCAAACTTATGCATGCTCATCTAATTTGGACAGACCaaatagataaacattagagaaGATCTTTACAAAACACGGTGCAGttaatgttaatattattattaaaattaaacaAGATAAGAATCAAATAGTGGCTTTGGACCCACCACCACTAGACTTTTAATCATCTTTAAGACCCAAAAAAAATGTATACAATTTACTGAAAATAAATTGAAATTAGTAAAGAGTGATCAAAGAAAAAAAGTGTTAATACAAATATGGGTTCTCTTATGGCTGGATGGGATTCTCCTAGCATAGATTCTAAACATGGTATGTATTTATTTTTGAGTCGGATTATCGATGATAAAGTCTTTATGCAGATGTCAGTTAGTTTAGCTAGTAAAGTCATGAATTAGAACTCATAAGATATGATATTTAATATTCATGACATGAGTTCGAATTCTGTTAGTATTACATTTACGCTTATGTCCCCTCTATAACAAAAGAATAAAAAATAGAGATGATATTCATGATCTGAGTTCGAATCCTGTTAATGTTACATTTATGCTTATGCCCCCTTTGCATCAAAATTGAGAACAATAGTCTCTTTATCGAAAATGATTTGAGATCACTTAACATAAAGTGTGATTGTTAATTAAGTGTTTAGACTAATTTGATGCTGCTGATCCAAAATTCTAtctattcattttattttcaTGCGTTTGTTCAGAGACTTTAATGAGAAACAAGTCACAAACCATAGAAAGGATTGAAGAATATTGGAAACTAAGGAAAAGAACAGAGGATGAACATCTCAACGCTATTTCTCCTAGGACCTCTGAGGTATGAATAATGTATGATAATACTGTGTAAGGTCGTTTTATACAATAATTTGTGTAGAACGTCTTTTCTTGTAAAATGATCTATTTTAGACCCTATCCCGGTATATCAATCAGTAAGTAGATTATACATCCGATGTACTATCAACCCTTGTATAGTTTCTGAgctttataataaagtttttgagttttttttttttttttttttaaattatgagttttactataaagtttcaAAGTTCATTCATTTAAACATTAAACTCAAAAAATTAGGAATAAAACttaaaaacattacatataagcttagttaaatttgaattttgacggaaaaaaaaataaaatctaaCCTATCAActtatgctcaaaaacaaataaattctAAGGTAGTACCTTCTGATGTAGGTTCCTTTTTCTCTCTATCAATTAATCACAAGTGTTATTTAAAATATAGACGGTGGGAGAAGTGGCTAATAAAGAGTATAAAAGAAGTAATTCGTTGCCAATCGTCGATAGCAAACGAGGTAAAATCAAACCAACCAAGGAAGTCGATGTTAATGTTGATGTTGATGCCGCGGAACTTATGAGGAGGAAATGCTGGTGAGTTTTTCTGTTCAGGCTTATGAAGTGAACTTTCTTTTCTCCTCGTTGTTACAATTCATGATTAATTTACGGAAATAAAACGTGTCGTAATATACAGGTGGACTAGAAGCAATTGGGCATTCCTAAATGAGCCACCAGTGATAGAATCAGAGGTTCCAAGATACAAGTATGCCTCTCAGCATCATGTTGCTACTTTGGGCCCTTGCAACTAATTAAGCCTTTCGTTTTCCTCATTATATATAGTCTTCTTTTCgtgtcttatatttaattatagtTGTATAATATACGTAGTATAATCCAATATGCATAGAGAAATCATGATCTTAAATACTCACACATTAGTCAACTAGTTGTTTAcgttttattaaaatactccgtATAACTGAATATAAACGTAAACAATGTAGTTGAATGGAATGGACGGGAGTATAGGTCATGTCGTGGTTGTAATATCTGGCTCGTAGTTTAAGTCTTTGTGTTTTAATATGTAATTTTGTAAACTTGGTATAATATGCGGCGTAATTTGTAAATAGTAAGCAAGTAGATGTAAGAAAAATAAAGGGTGTAACAAAAACAGGTTTTTTTGTATTacttttataatttataatttctCGGTATTTCAACGTATAtcttatttattttacaaggcaACGTAGATAAGAGTATTTTTTTTTACCTTATTTCGCAAGGTCATGTATGAATGTAAGATTGATTCGAGTTAAAATTACCCAAAGTTGTTGAATCCAATCACTATCAACTTCCCAAAGTAGTTGAATCCAATCACTATCAATTCCAATCAGAAAATGCTCGCGAATGAGCAATTAGTATACAATGATAGTATCATACCAAAATAAGGTATCCCTTGCCGATATGCTGGGCAATCTCATTCAGAGTACTGATGATAATTTAATGGGTAGGCAGTAGAGAGGCCCTTCTCAAAAAAGTTGGGAATTGAACTCTTAATCACACCAACTAACTATGATTCTTATTCTAGGGCTTGTGAACTTGTTTTATTGATTGGTTATCGATTCGACCAACTACTACTACAGAATCGAAAAAGGGGCTACTAATTCCACCAGAAATTCTATTATAAATCATTTATTTCTAGTAGCACCACCATTCATCAAGAACCACCAAGTTTCCCTCATCAATCTTTATCATTCACCCAAATATAGGCTGACTTTACAACCTGAAACTTGCAAGTTGTAATTGCCACTTATTGTAAACTGGTCTCAAAATCCCGTTTTATTGTTTCATATAAAAAGATAAAAATGACGTGCCTGAAGGGAGACCAACTCTTAAATTAAAGACAATGACTAAACTGGGTCCTTAAAATTACATGTAACTGTTTTCATGTTAGTTTCTTTTTCCTCTCAACAACTTTTCCCAACATGTCTAGCACAATAAAGGATATAATTCCATGTtagtttttttcttcttttttttatgAAACATTATTTCGGTCTTCTTAATTATTATTCCACCTGAGTTCGAGTCTAGACGGATCATGCTAGCTTCTTCGCCGTAGCTCGCTTAGTAAATTTGTGCTTGACCATTCTCAAAATTTTGTAAAACCAAAATGCGCTCACAAGTTGTAACCCCAATGCCATTGTCTGAATCAATAGTTTACGTTATGAGTTTAGATCGAccatatttacaaaaaaaaaaaaaaaatgtaatttacgTTTTGAGAATGTTAAGTAATTACCTTAATTAGAAGCGGATTATCGGCAGTGAGAGTGACATATGCAAGATAAGGACCCCCAACCATCCTTGCAACTGAGAATATTAATGCAAACAGTACCTGCCATAATAACCACACAACATTTTTAGTTggatattttaattaaattttaaaaggTGTTATGTTACAATTCCTCATATAAATGAAAACGGTTTTTTACAAGGTGAAACTCATCTCGAACCAGTTTAAACAAGGTATGAGGGTTAGACCATGAAGGTCGAGCACACCCATCCTCATTGTTCTATACTCGGAACTTGAAATGCATCTTAATAAACAGTCGAGGATAATTATTGTGTTAAACTGTCTTACAATGTGAAGTGTTCCTATCTACTAAAACATTTAATTAGACAAAACCGGTGATGATCGGATTGATAACATGATTTCGTCAATTCAATACCTAATCTAAATTAGACAAATGCCATAGACTTTGGAGCGGGAATGGAATTTGGGAAATTGTTATACAAGCTCTCCAACAACAATGCTGAAAAAATGGGAAGTTAAGCAAATAAATCTAAATCAAACCCTTTTAATGATGTGTACGTTAGGTGTCGGTACGATAACGTGTAAGAACTTATACCACTAACACCAGCAAACCAAAATTCATGCTTTGGGCATGAGGCAATTAA contains:
- the LOC141658451 gene encoding uncharacterized protein LOC141658451, which produces MGSLMAGWDSPSIDSKHETLMRNKSQTIERIEEYWKLRKRTEDEHLNAISPRTSETVGEVANKEYKRSNSLPIVDSKRGKIKPTKEVDVNVDVDAAELMRRKCWWTRSNWAFLNEPPVIESEVPRYKYASQHHVATLGPCN